In Streptomyces dangxiongensis, one DNA window encodes the following:
- a CDS encoding type I polyketide synthase, translating into MTTDEKALTYLKRVTAELQQTREALREEQGRRTEPIAIVSMGCRLPGGVTSPEGLWHLVSEGTDAISAFPADRGWDLDALYDPDPDASGTSYVREGGFLDDVAGFDADFFGISPREALAMDPQQRLLLETSWETLERAGLDPSTLKGDSVGVFTGVAGQEYAPRMGTGSQEIDGYVLTGGAGSVVSGRIAYTFGFEGPAVTVDTACSSSLVAIHLAAQALRNGECSLALAGGVAVMSTPGAFVEFSRQRGLSFDGRCKAFAAAADGTCWAEGVGVLLLERLSDARRNGHDVLAVVRGSAVNQDGASNGLTAPNGPSQQRVIQQALDNARLSPSDVDAVEAHGTGTALGDPIEAQALIATYGRARSADTTLWLGSLKSNIGHTQAAAGVAGVIKMVEAMRHGVLPRTLHVDAPTPEVDWTAGTVELLTEARDWPETGRPRRAGVSSFGISGTNAHIILEQARPEEPAGAPDPARTVPGGVVPLALSGATPDALRAQAARLADHLRTHPGTPLHDVALSLVATRTRFPHRGVAVAGTHQEAVERLAALAAAPDTVPATHPQEAVFVFPGQGAQWVGMAVGLLAESEVFAGWMARCGEALAPFVGWSLVDVLGDEEALERVDVVQPVLWAVMVSLAGLWRSVGVEPVAVVGHSQGEIAAACVVGGLSLEEGARVVARRSQVIASGLAGSGGMLSVALPVGVVEGRLGLWWRREWSVVGGGCGCGGGVGGVGGGVAGGGGAGASGGGGLCVAFGGGGAGGGCVGGGVGVCRVCRRGCRSFRR; encoded by the coding sequence ATGACCACCGACGAGAAGGCGCTCACCTACCTCAAGCGGGTCACGGCCGAGCTGCAGCAGACCAGGGAGGCCCTGCGCGAGGAGCAGGGCCGGCGAACCGAACCCATCGCCATCGTCTCGATGGGCTGCCGGCTCCCGGGCGGAGTGACCTCGCCGGAAGGACTGTGGCACCTGGTGTCCGAGGGTACCGACGCGATCAGCGCGTTCCCGGCCGACCGCGGCTGGGACCTCGACGCCCTCTACGACCCCGACCCGGACGCGTCCGGCACGTCGTACGTGCGGGAGGGCGGCTTCCTCGACGACGTGGCGGGCTTCGACGCGGACTTCTTCGGGATATCCCCGCGCGAGGCACTCGCCATGGACCCGCAGCAGCGGCTGCTCCTGGAGACCTCCTGGGAGACCCTGGAACGCGCCGGACTCGACCCCTCCACCCTCAAGGGCGACAGCGTCGGCGTCTTCACCGGGGTCGCCGGACAGGAGTACGCACCCCGCATGGGCACCGGCTCCCAGGAGATCGACGGCTACGTGCTGACCGGCGGCGCCGGCAGCGTCGTCTCCGGCCGGATCGCCTACACCTTCGGCTTCGAGGGACCCGCGGTCACCGTGGACACCGCGTGCTCCTCCTCGCTGGTCGCCATCCACCTGGCCGCGCAGGCGCTGCGCAACGGCGAGTGCTCGCTGGCGCTGGCGGGCGGGGTGGCCGTGATGTCGACACCGGGCGCCTTCGTGGAGTTCTCCCGTCAGCGGGGACTGTCCTTCGACGGCCGGTGCAAGGCCTTCGCCGCCGCCGCGGACGGTACGTGCTGGGCGGAGGGCGTCGGAGTGCTCCTCCTGGAGCGCCTGTCCGACGCGCGCCGCAACGGCCATGACGTCCTGGCGGTCGTGCGCGGCAGCGCGGTGAACCAGGACGGCGCGTCCAACGGCCTGACCGCGCCCAACGGCCCCTCCCAGCAGCGCGTCATCCAGCAGGCCCTGGACAACGCCCGCCTGTCGCCGTCCGACGTGGACGCCGTCGAGGCGCACGGCACCGGCACCGCCCTCGGCGACCCGATCGAGGCACAGGCCCTGATCGCCACCTACGGCCGGGCCCGTTCCGCGGACACGACGCTGTGGCTGGGCTCGCTGAAGTCCAACATCGGGCACACGCAGGCCGCCGCCGGTGTGGCCGGTGTGATCAAGATGGTCGAGGCGATGCGCCACGGCGTGCTGCCGAGGACGCTGCACGTGGACGCGCCGACACCCGAGGTCGACTGGACCGCCGGCACGGTGGAGCTGCTGACCGAGGCCCGGGACTGGCCCGAGACCGGCCGCCCCCGCCGCGCGGGCGTGTCCTCCTTCGGCATCAGCGGCACCAACGCCCACATCATCCTGGAACAGGCCCGGCCCGAGGAACCGGCCGGCGCCCCCGACCCGGCCCGCACGGTCCCCGGCGGCGTCGTGCCGCTGGCGCTCTCCGGCGCCACGCCCGACGCGCTCCGCGCCCAGGCGGCCCGCCTCGCCGACCACCTGCGCACGCACCCCGGCACACCACTGCACGACGTGGCCCTGTCACTCGTCGCCACCCGCACCCGGTTCCCGCACCGCGGCGTGGCCGTCGCCGGCACCCACCAGGAAGCGGTGGAGCGGCTCGCCGCCCTCGCCGCGGCCCCCGACACCGTGCCGGCCACCCACCCCCAGGAAGCGGTGTTCGTGTTTCCGGGTCAGGGGGCGCAGTGGGTGGGGATGGCGGTGGGTCTGCTGGCGGAGTCGGAGGTGTTTGCGGGGTGGATGGCGCGGTGTGGTGAGGCGTTGGCTCCGTTTGTGGGGTGGTCGTTGGTGGATGTGTTGGGTGATGAGGAGGCGTTGGAGCGGGTTGATGTGGTGCAGCCGGTGTTGTGGGCGGTGATGGTGTCGTTGGCGGGGTTGTGGCGGTCGGTGGGTGTGGAGCCGGTTGCGGTGGTGGGGCATTCGCAGGGGGAGATCGCGGCGGCGTGTGTGGTGGGTGGGTTGTCGTTGGAGGAGGGTGCGCGGGTGGTGGCGCGGCGTAGTCAGGTGATTGCGTCGGGTTTGGCGGGTTCGGGTGGGATGTTGTCGGTTGCGTTGCCGGTGGGTGTGGTGGAGGGGCGGTTGGGTTTGTGGTGGCGGCGTGAATGGTCCGTCGTCGGTGGTGGTTGCGGGTGTGGTGGGGGAGTTGGAGGCGTTGGAGGGGGAGTTGCGGGGGGAGGGGGTGCGGGTGCGTCGGGTGGCGGTGGATTATGCGTCGCATTCGGCGGAGGTGGAGCGGGTGGAGGGTGTGTTGGGGGAGGTGTTGGGGTGTGTCGGGTGTGTCGTCGGGGGTGCCGTTCTTTTCGACGGTGA